Proteins from a genomic interval of Oncorhynchus clarkii lewisi isolate Uvic-CL-2024 chromosome 15, UVic_Ocla_1.0, whole genome shotgun sequence:
- the LOC139367095 gene encoding kelch repeat and BTB domain-containing protein 2-like, translating into MSDLSERRPVNMDYAVSLLEQLNFFYEQKLLTDVVLLVEDNEFPCHKMVLATCSSYFRAMFMSGLSESKQTNVHLKNVDPATLQIIITYAYTGNLAINDSTVEPLYETACFLQVEDVLLQCRDYLVKKIHADNCVRMLSIGDLFSCVELKQSAKRMVEHKFPVVYRQEAFLQLSHELLVDVLCSDNLNVEKEETVREAAMLWLEYNMEARSQYLSSVLSQIRIDALSEVTQRAWFQGLPPNDKSVVVQGLYKSMPKFFKPRLGMTKEEMLIFMEATSEWPSEMGQVMAGPNHTVVCYSPQAEKVYKLSNPPGDLQKVGTLVTPDNDVFIAGGQIPLKNSIANHGKSGGKQQAVFRSVDSFFWFDAQQNAWVPKTPMLCARIKPSLVYCEGYIYAIGGDNVGGELNKRTVERYDCEKDEWAMMSPLPCAWNWTTSVAAHDCIYVMTHDLMYCYFPRADTWVEMAMRKTSRCFASAATFGDLIFYIGGLHVVSNSGVRMPTSTIDGSSVTVEIYDIGKNEWRLAANIPAKRYSDPCVRAVVLLGALCIFMRETHMNERAKYAIYQYDLELDRWYLKQPVSERVLWDLGKDFRCAVGKLYPSCLEESPWKPPTYLFSPDGAEEFEVDGEMVSLPHI; encoded by the exons ATGTCGGATCTCAGTGAGCGCAGGCCAGTTAACATGGACTACGCGGTCTCCCTGCTGGAGCAGCTCAACTTCTTCTATGAGCAGAAGTTACTGACTGACGTGGTGCTGCTGGTGGAGGACAACGAGTTCCCATGTCACAAGATGGTCCTGGCCACATGTAGCTCCTATTTCAG gGCAATGTTTATGAGTGGTCTTTCTGAGAGTAAACAGACTAATGTTCACCTGAAGAACGTGGACCCTGCCACTCTCCAGATCATCATCACCTACGCCTATACAGGCAACCTGGCTATCAATGACAGCACCGTGGAGCCACTCTATGAGACCGCCTGCTTCCTACAG GTAGAGGATGTGCTACTGCAGTGCAGGGACTACCTGGTGAAGAAGATCCATGCAGACAACTGTGTCCGGATGCTGAGCATCGGGGATCTGTTCTCCTGTGTGGAGCTGAAGCAGAGCGCCAAGCGCATGGTGGAACACAAGTTCCCCGTGGTCTACCGTCAGGAGGCCTTCCTACAGCTGTCCCATGAGTTGCTGGTCGACGTGCTGTGCTCAGACAACCTCAACGTAGAGAAG GAGGAGACGGTGAGGGAGGCTGCCATGCTGTGGCTGGAGTATAACATGGAGGCTAGGTCCCAGTACCTGTCCTCAGTTCTCAGCCAGATCCGCATCGACGCTCTCTCCGAGGTGACTCAGCGTGCCTGGTTCCAGGGCCTACCGCCTAACGACAAGTCTGTCGTAGTGCAGGGCCTCTACAAGTCCATGCCCAAGTTCTTCAAACCCCGCCTTGGCATGACAAAGGAGGAGATGCTCATCTTCATGGAGGCCACGTCAGAGTGGCCATCTGAAATGGGTCAGGTGATGGCGGGCCCCAACCACACGGTGGTGTGTTACAGCCCGCAGGCCGAGAAGGTCTACAAGCTCAGCAATCCGCCCGGCGACCTCCAGAAGGTTGGGACGCTCGTCACACCCGACAACGACGTGTTCATTGCCGGCGGGCAAATCCCGCTGAAGAACTCTATCGCCAACCACGGGAAAAGCGGCGGCAAGCAACAGGCAGTGTTCCGCTCAGTGGATAGCTTCTTCTGGTTTGACGCCCAGCAGAATGCCTGGGTGCCTAAGACGCCCATGCTGTGTGCCCGCATCAAGCCCTCTCTGGTCTACTGCGAGGGTTACATCTACGCCATCGGGGGGGACAACGTAGGCGGGGAGCTAAATAAACGTACCGTAGAACGCTATGACTGTGAGAAAGACGAGTGGGCTATGATGAGCCCCCTCCCTTGCGCCTGGAACTGGACCACGTCCGTAGCAGCCCACGACTGTATCTACGTGATGACCCATGACCTCATGTACTGCTACTTCCCTCGCGCTGACACCTGGGTAGAGATGGCCATGAGGAAGACAAGTCGCTGCTTCGCCTCCGCTGCCACCTTTGGTGACCTCATCTTCTACATTGGGGGGCTCCACGTTGTCTCCAACTCGGGCGTCCGCATGCCCACCAGCACCATCGACGGTTCCTCCGTCACCGTGGAGATCTACGACATCGGCAAGAACGAGTGGCGCCTGGCCGCCAACATCCCTGCCAAGCGCTACTCGGACCCGTGCGTGCGGGCTGTGGTGCTCCTTGGCGCTCTGTGCATCTTCATGCGGGAGACTCACATGAATGAGCGCGCCAAGTACGCCATCTACCAGTACGACCTGGAGCTGGACCGCTGGTACCTCAAGCAGCCCGTGTCTGAGCGCGTGCTCTGGGACCTGGGGAAGGACTTCCGCTGCGCCGTGGGGAAGCTATACCCATCCTGTCTGGAAGAATCCCCGTGGAAACCACCCACCTACCTGTTTTCCCCCGACGGGGCTGAGGAGTTTGAGGTGGACGGGGAGATGGTCTCCCTCCCTCACATATAG